In Hydractinia symbiolongicarpus strain clone_291-10 chromosome 15, HSymV2.1, whole genome shotgun sequence, one DNA window encodes the following:
- the LOC130628897 gene encoding 26S proteasome non-ATPase regulatory subunit 2-like — MAPVAEGKKSGESSKTDEFKKESKDNLDKKKQDEAKEKEEAEMSEEDKQLLEELNMLVQRLKEDDTSLYKPALESLRKQIRASTSSMTSVPKPLKFLRQHFDSLKELYQKWPDSDNRRFLADIISVLGMTRPEERDCLKYRFLGALEALESWGHEYVRHLAEEIRQEYTDRTDGKTEDLIKLAKEIIPYDMKHNAEIDACDLAMEIERLDLLQIYVDKSTYQRVCLYLKSCVKYVPEPEDSQLLKCALDIYLKFNCFPEALNLAIQLNDIDLIKQIFKDCTGSDDKKLMQQQLGYILGRLQIFLEIDEDIEDSDFLADIISNAHLNNSFLALARELDIMEPKVPEDIYKSHLDSRPFSTSSVSLDSARQNLASSFVNGFVNTAFGKDKLLTEDGNKWLYKNKEHGMLSTAASLGMLLLWDVDGGLTQIDKYLYSTEDYIKAGALLACGIVNSGVRNECDPALALLSDYVEHKTSAMQIGSILGLGLAYAGSNREDVLSLILPVLSDSKSSMEVVGVAALACGLIAIASCNGEVTSVILQTMMERSAIELKEYHGRFLALGLGLTYLGKQESVDATVETLKVVPGTFSHWARVMVDVCAYAGTGNVLKIQNLLHICSEHYENDKEKEDDKKKKDEKKETSSKDEKKTDEKKTGKNEEEKSDTTEAEAKDGSHQGIAVLGISAIAMGEDIGIEMAMRAFNHLLQYGEPVIRRSVPLGLALISASNPRLTVVDTLSKFSHDHDAEVAHNSIFAMGVVGAGSNNARLAGMLRQLALYYHKDANNLFMVRIAQGLVHLGKGTLTVSPYQYDRTFMSPVAVGGLMATLTAFFDVKQTILGKSHYLLYSLVSAMQPRMLVTLDTDLKALPVHVRVGQAVDVVGQAGKPKSITGFQTHTTPVLLAHGERAELATDEYIALTPVLEGFVICKKNPEYDPEDTH; from the exons ATGGCGCCGGTGGCAGAAGGAAAGAAGTCTGGCGAGTCTTCTAAAACAGATGAATTTAAAAAGGAATCAAAAGACAATCTAGATAAAAAAAAGCAAGATGaggcaaaagaaaaagaagaagcagAAATG tcagAAGAAGACAAACAACTTCTGGAGGAACTTAATATGCTTGTGCAGAGATTAAAG gaagatGACACATCTTTGTACAAGCCTGCATTAGAAAGTTTACGAAAGCAAATACGAGCAAGCACAAGTTCTATGACATCTGTTCCCAAGCCACTGAAGTTTCTCCGACAACATTTTGACTCCTTAAAAGAATTATACCAAAAATGGCCTGACAGTGACAATaga CGCTTTTTGGCAGACATAATATCAGTTCTGGGCATGACAAGACCTGAAGAACGTGACTGTTTGAAATACCGTTTTCTTGGTGCACTAGAAGCTTTAGAATCCTGGGGCCATGAATATGTGAG GCATCTAGCAGAAGAAATCAGACAAGAATATACTGACAGAACAGATGGTAAAACTGAGGATCTTATAAAGCTGGCGAAAGAAATTATACCATACGATATGAAACATAATGCTGAAATTGATGCTTGTGATTTGGCTATGGAAATTGAAAGATTGGATCTATTACAAATTTACGTTGATAAATCTACTTATCAGCGTGTTTGCCTATATTTAAAGAG TTGTGTAAAATATGTTCCTGAACCAGAAGATTCTCAATTACTCAAATGTGCGCTAGATATTTACTTGAAGTTCAACTGTTTTCCAGAAGCACTTAATCTAGCTATTCAATTAAATGATATTGATCTGATTAAGCAAATCTTCAAAGACTGCACAGGAag TGATGATAAAAAGTTAATGCAACAACAGCTAGGTTATATTCTTGGTCGTTTACAGATATTTTTGGAGATAGACGAAGACATAGAAGATTCCGACTTTTTAGCCGATATTATTTCAAATGCACATCTTAACAATAGTTTCTTAGCTCTAGCACGTGAG CTGGATATTATGGAGCCAAAAGTACCCGAAGATATATATAAAAGCCACTTGGATTCAA GGCCTTTTTCAACATCTTCAGTAAGTTTGGACAGTGCAAGACAGAACTTGGCATCATCATTTGTCAATGGGTTTGTAAATACTGCATTTGGAAAGGACAAATTATTAACAGAGGATGGCAACAAATGGttgtataaaaacaaagaacatG GTATGTTAAGTACTGCAGCTTCTCTTGGTATGTTGTTACTTTGGGATGTTGATGGTGGCCTCACACAAATAGACAAATATCTATACTCTACAGAAGATTATATCAAA GCTGGTGCGTTACTGGCATGTGGTATTGTTAACTCTGGTGTTCGTAATGAATGTGACCCAGCTCTTGCTTTACTCAGCGATTATGTAGAGCACAAGACAAGTGCGATGCAAATTGGTTCAATTTTAGGTCTTGGTTTAGCTTATGCAGGTTCTAACAGGGAGGACGTGCTTAGCCTGATTCTGCCTGTGCTATCCGATTCAAAATCATCAATGGAG GTTGTTGGTGTCGCTGCGTTAGCATGTGGTCTAATAGCAATTGCTTCGTGTAATGGTGAAGTGACGTCTGTAATTTTACAAACTATGATGGAACGTAGTGCTATTGAACTCAAAGAATACCACGGAAGGTTTCTTGCTCTTGGTCTGGGTTTAACTTATTTAG GTAAACAGGAGTCAGTAGATGCCACTGTTGAAACTCTAAAAGTTGTTCCGGGGACGTTTAGTCACTGGGCACGTGTCATGGTCGATGTGTGCGCATATGCAG GAACTggcaatgttttaaaaattcaaaatctcCTCCACATCTGCTCCGAACACTACGAAAACGACAAGGAAAAGGAAGATGATAAGAAAAAGAAGGATGAGAAGAAGGAGACCTCAAGCAAAGATGAGAAAAAAACTGACGAAAAGAAGACAGGGAAAAACGAGGAGGAAAAATCCGATACAACAGAAGCTGAAGCAAAAGACGGTTCACATCAAGGTATTGCAGTGCTGGGTATATCTGCTATAGCTATGGGTGAAGATATTGGTATTGAGATGGCTATGAGGGCTTTTAATCATTTA CTCCAATACGGTGAACCTGTCATACGAAGATCTGTACCTCTTGGTCTTGCACTGATATCAGCTTCAAACCCCCGACTGACTGTTGTTGACACACTCAGCAAGTTTTCTCATGATCACGATGCTGAAGTAGCGCACAATTCAATATTCGCCATGGGTGTGGTCGGAGCAG GTTCAAATAATGCTCGTTTGGCTGGTATGTTACGACAGCTAGCTTTATATTACCACAAAGATGCTAATAATCTATTCATGGTTAGGATAGCACAG GGATTGGTTCATCTTGGCAAAGGCACTTTAACAGTGAGTCCATATCAATATGATCGCACGTTTATGTCGCCTGTGGCTGTTGGTGGTTTGATGGCCACACTTACTGCATTTTTTGATGTCAAGCAAA caattcTCGGCAAATCTCATTATCTACTGTATTCTCTCGTGTCTGCTATGCAACCGAGGATGTTAGTCACGCTTGATACTGATCTTAAGGCTCTACCAGTACATGTCCGAGTTGGTCAG GCTGTTGATGTAGTCGGTCAAGCTGGCAAGCCAAAATCTATCACAGGTTTTCAAACACACACAACACCAGTTCTGCTTGCGCATGGTGAACGAGCTGAACTTGCTACCGACGAAT ACATCGCATTGACTCCTGTTCTGGAGGGTTTCGTTATTTGTAAAAAGAATCCGGAATACGATCCCGAAGACACGCACTGA